Proteins from a genomic interval of Chroococcidiopsis thermalis PCC 7203:
- a CDS encoding Ycf51 family protein has protein sequence MPTTTDFLNASGWVGITTLALAAITVLGFLLKWGIRFRLVGITGFLGVLTGGLFALGLVPFTRTVIPGAVRYSLVFDNGGTQTVIAVPPTIDSQALEATMQQAASDLFSYGRLGRQDDKLTIRVRTNLHPEPGVTKPLYLGQIERSLSSRTDNAMEIKLNPESIAQLPGSRGEEG, from the coding sequence ATGCCAACTACAACTGATTTTCTCAATGCTTCTGGGTGGGTAGGAATAACCACCCTAGCTTTAGCGGCGATAACCGTTCTGGGTTTTCTGCTTAAATGGGGAATTAGATTTCGCCTCGTCGGGATCACTGGCTTTTTAGGCGTACTTACAGGCGGATTGTTTGCCCTTGGTTTAGTCCCATTTACTCGCACGGTTATCCCAGGCGCAGTCCGTTACTCTTTAGTATTCGATAACGGCGGGACGCAAACCGTGATTGCCGTTCCGCCTACCATTGATAGCCAAGCGCTAGAAGCAACAATGCAGCAAGCCGCCAGCGATTTATTCTCCTACGGTCGCTTAGGCAGACAGGACGATAAACTGACGATTAGAGTCAGGACAAATCTGCATCCAGAACCAGGAGTTACCAAACCCCTCTACTTGGGACAAATCGAGCGATCGCTCTCCAGCCGCACTGACAATGCAATGGAAATCAAGCTGAATCCCGAAAGCATAGCGCAATTACCAGGGAGCAGGGGAGAAGAGGGCTGA
- a CDS encoding iron-containing alcohol dehydrogenase family protein — protein sequence MLCLSVAPAQVIRAPQALEAAGSAIARLGHRPLIVGGDRSLVAVQSRLKSVLEAQKLKFTQASYGRDCSEASLAALKQAVAAHQADLIIGVGGGKALDAAKLLAYQCELPVVTIPTSAATCAAWTALSNVYSEDGAFLYDVSLPNCPNLLILDYDLVQTAPRHTLVAGIGDAIAKWYEASVSSGHSEQTLIIAAVQQARVLRDILFQKSATALQAPGSEVWREVVDATVLLAGVIGGLGGAQCRTVAAHAVHNGLTHLPIHSSIHGEKVSYGILVQLRLEEMVQGNQLAATARQQLLKFYTEIGLPQTLADLGLENITITQLKQAAEIALNPKSDIHRLPFKVVTEQLMAAMVSTTAPANSNPINPITTNLVNEEVAQ from the coding sequence ATGCTTTGTCTGTCCGTAGCCCCAGCACAGGTAATCCGCGCTCCGCAAGCCTTAGAAGCAGCTGGAAGCGCGATCGCGCGTTTAGGTCATCGTCCTCTGATTGTAGGAGGCGATCGCTCTCTTGTTGCCGTCCAATCTCGCTTAAAGTCTGTATTGGAAGCGCAAAAATTGAAATTTACCCAAGCAAGCTACGGTAGAGATTGCAGCGAGGCGAGTTTAGCGGCGTTAAAACAAGCGGTAGCAGCACACCAAGCCGATCTGATTATTGGTGTTGGTGGTGGTAAAGCCTTAGATGCGGCGAAATTATTGGCGTATCAGTGCGAGTTGCCTGTCGTCACGATTCCGACTTCGGCGGCTACTTGTGCGGCTTGGACGGCTCTTTCTAACGTCTACTCGGAAGACGGAGCATTTTTGTATGATGTCAGCCTGCCCAATTGCCCTAATTTACTCATCCTAGATTACGATTTGGTGCAAACTGCTCCCAGACATACTTTAGTCGCTGGCATTGGAGATGCGATCGCCAAATGGTACGAAGCCTCTGTGAGTAGCGGACACTCAGAGCAAACTTTAATTATTGCTGCCGTGCAACAAGCTAGGGTACTGCGCGATATTTTATTTCAAAAATCCGCCACTGCTTTACAAGCACCAGGTAGTGAAGTTTGGCGGGAAGTAGTCGATGCTACAGTTTTACTCGCAGGAGTTATTGGTGGTTTAGGGGGCGCGCAATGCCGTACTGTAGCTGCTCACGCCGTCCACAATGGTTTAACTCACCTGCCGATTCACAGCAGCATTCACGGCGAAAAAGTTAGCTACGGCATCTTAGTCCAGTTGCGGTTAGAGGAAATGGTACAGGGCAATCAACTGGCAGCTACCGCACGACAACAGTTACTTAAGTTTTATACCGAAATTGGACTACCCCAAACTCTTGCAGACTTGGGACTGGAAAATATTACGATTACCCAACTCAAACAAGCGGCAGAAATCGCTTTAAATCCCAAATCTGACATTCATCGGCTACCCTTTAAAGTTGTTACAGAACAATTGATGGCGGCGATGGTTTCTACTACGGCTCCGGCTAACAGTAATCCCATCAACCCCATCACTACAAATCTCGTCAACGAAGAGGTAGCTCAATGA
- a CDS encoding aspartate aminotransferase has translation MSLDWISPADRVRALPQYVFARLDELKAKAREQGIDLIDLGMGNPDGTAPQPVIDAAIAALKNPANHGYPPFEGTASFRRAITNWYHRRYGVNLDPDSEALPLLGSKEGLGHLAIAYINPGDVVLVPSPSYPVHFRGPIIAGGEIYSLILKPENDWLIDLAAIPDAVAEKAKILYFNYPSNPTAATAPREFFEDIVAFARKYEILLVHDLCYAELAFDGYQPTSLLEIPGAKDIGVEFHTMSKTYNMAGWRVGFVVGNSHIIQGLRTLKTNLDYGIFAALQTAAETALQLPDEYLHQVQERYCRRRDFLIQGLAELGWNIPKTKATMYLWIPCPPGMGSTDFALSVLQQTGVVVTPGNAFGVGGEGYVRISLILECDRLGEALRRFKQAGIRYSATECLPSLS, from the coding sequence ATGAGCTTGGATTGGATTAGTCCGGCGGATCGCGTCCGGGCGCTACCACAGTATGTATTTGCTCGATTAGATGAATTAAAAGCGAAAGCCAGAGAACAAGGGATCGATTTAATTGATTTGGGGATGGGAAACCCCGACGGCACAGCACCTCAGCCCGTAATCGATGCGGCGATCGCCGCATTAAAAAACCCCGCCAACCACGGTTATCCCCCGTTTGAAGGTACGGCAAGTTTTCGACGGGCAATTACAAATTGGTATCATCGCCGCTATGGTGTGAATCTCGATCCTGATAGCGAAGCGTTACCGCTACTCGGTTCTAAAGAAGGATTGGGACACTTAGCGATCGCCTATATTAACCCTGGCGATGTCGTACTAGTCCCCTCACCCTCTTATCCCGTCCATTTTCGCGGTCCCATTATTGCAGGCGGAGAGATTTATAGCCTCATCCTCAAACCAGAAAATGATTGGCTGATCGATCTAGCAGCAATTCCCGATGCAGTAGCCGAAAAAGCCAAAATTCTCTACTTCAACTATCCCAGCAATCCCACCGCCGCTACAGCTCCCCGCGAATTTTTTGAAGACATTGTTGCCTTTGCTCGTAAATACGAAATTTTATTAGTGCATGACTTATGTTATGCCGAATTAGCTTTTGATGGTTATCAACCTACCAGCTTATTAGAAATACCAGGTGCAAAAGATATCGGTGTAGAATTTCACACCATGTCAAAAACCTATAATATGGCAGGTTGGCGCGTGGGATTTGTGGTAGGAAATAGCCACATTATTCAAGGTTTGCGGACGTTAAAAACGAATTTAGATTATGGTATTTTTGCCGCATTGCAAACAGCCGCTGAAACAGCTTTACAACTCCCAGATGAATATTTACATCAAGTCCAAGAACGCTACTGTCGCCGCCGTGACTTTCTGATTCAAGGATTAGCAGAATTAGGTTGGAACATCCCAAAAACCAAAGCAACGATGTATTTGTGGATTCCTTGCCCACCTGGGATGGGTTCTACAGACTTTGCTTTATCTGTATTGCAGCAAACTGGCGTTGTCGTCACACCAGGAAATGCTTTTGGCGTAGGCGGAGAAGGATACGTGCGGATTAGTTTAATTTTAGAATGCGATCGCTTGGGCGAAGCCTTACGCAGGTTTAAGCAAGCAGGTATTAGATATTCAGCGACAGAATGTTTACCCTCGTTGTCTTGA
- a CDS encoding Dps family protein — protein MAKIAQEVVQKSGVNVEELVQKLVRAASAEFTTYYYYTILRVNAIGFEGEGLKEIIEDARLEDRNHFEALVPRIYELGGQLPRDIRDFSNEAACPDAYLPEWNRGNGKSTPRVGFTSGGSEESKEAVSEVQQAMQQGDIRPMLQVLVEAERCAIRVYTEICNMTFGKDHRTYELSLAILNEEIEHEAWFSEFLGEGPSGHIRRGAPGESPYTSRFLVAPSNGHKL, from the coding sequence ATGGCTAAGATTGCCCAGGAAGTCGTTCAGAAGTCTGGTGTGAATGTAGAAGAGTTGGTACAGAAGCTCGTCCGTGCCGCGTCTGCTGAATTTACAACTTACTACTACTACACAATTCTGCGGGTTAATGCCATTGGTTTTGAAGGAGAAGGACTCAAAGAAATCATCGAGGATGCAAGATTAGAAGACCGCAATCACTTTGAGGCTTTAGTACCGCGAATCTATGAATTAGGCGGACAGTTACCAAGGGATATTCGAGACTTTTCTAACGAAGCCGCTTGTCCAGATGCTTACTTGCCTGAATGGAATCGTGGTAATGGCAAATCCACGCCACGAGTTGGCTTTACCAGCGGCGGAAGCGAGGAATCAAAAGAAGCAGTCTCAGAAGTACAGCAGGCAATGCAACAAGGTGATATTAGACCAATGCTTCAGGTTTTGGTAGAGGCAGAACGGTGTGCTATTCGCGTTTACACTGAGATTTGCAACATGACCTTTGGCAAAGACCACCGCACCTATGAGCTGTCCTTGGCTATTCTCAACGAGGAAATCGAACACGAAGCTTGGTTCTCCGAGTTTTTAGGTGAAGGTCCTTCCGGTCACATCCGTAGAGGCGCACCAGGAGAATCGCCCTACACTTCGCGCTTTTTAGTCGCACCATCCAACGGTCACAAACTGTAG
- a CDS encoding Rieske (2Fe-2S) protein: MTEFIKVTKLSAVSPGTMQVVEVGDIRLLLVNLDGEIYALATQCPHQDGPLEQGTLWGDKIECPWHHYLYDVRTGANVYPRNVYPSDLTELERDLQPVRCYPSRAIGDEIFVSIEGDSR; this comes from the coding sequence ATGACTGAATTTATCAAAGTTACTAAACTCAGTGCTGTGTCTCCAGGCACGATGCAGGTTGTGGAAGTTGGAGATATACGCTTGCTGTTAGTGAATTTAGATGGAGAGATCTACGCTCTAGCCACCCAATGTCCTCATCAAGATGGTCCTCTGGAGCAAGGAACGCTGTGGGGAGACAAGATCGAATGTCCTTGGCATCATTACCTCTACGATGTCAGAACTGGAGCCAATGTTTATCCCCGCAACGTTTATCCATCTGACTTGACTGAACTAGAGCGAGATTTACAGCCTGTACGCTGTTATCCAAGTCGCGCGATCGGGGATGAGATTTTTGTAAGTATAGAAGGAGACTCCCGATGA
- a CDS encoding pentapeptide repeat-containing protein, translating to MNFGSMRSPFGWDTNRDSMDAAALVSRYNQGERDFREVHLSGVNLWKVNLSEADFSGADLVGVDFSEANLAGVNLSGANLTGTNLRHANLTDAKLILATLRGANLERVELIKANLSQADLSWANLSQANLSGANLTGANLVDAKMEGLILRGANLKRAKLKSQLQDERIDLAWAIMPDGLIHG from the coding sequence ATGAATTTTGGATCGATGCGATCGCCTTTTGGTTGGGATACGAACCGCGATAGTATGGATGCCGCAGCACTCGTTAGTCGCTACAACCAGGGAGAGCGAGATTTTCGCGAAGTGCATTTGAGCGGCGTGAACTTGTGGAAAGTGAATTTGAGCGAAGCAGATTTTAGTGGTGCAGATCTAGTAGGAGTTGACTTCAGCGAAGCAAACTTAGCTGGAGTTAACTTGAGTGGAGCAAATCTGACTGGAACAAATTTGCGTCATGCCAACTTGACCGATGCCAAATTGATTTTAGCAACGCTGCGGGGAGCCAATTTAGAACGGGTGGAGCTAATTAAGGCAAACCTCTCCCAAGCAGATTTAAGTTGGGCAAACTTAAGCCAAGCTAACCTGAGCGGCGCAAATTTAACCGGAGCGAATTTAGTCGATGCCAAAATGGAAGGGTTAATTTTGCGGGGAGCTAACCTAAAACGAGCAAAACTAAAATCTCAACTGCAAGATGAGCGAATAGATTTAGCTTGGGCAATCATGCCAGATGGATTAATTCACGGTTGA